AAAAATCGCCGCCGCGCGGCCGCGCCATCACGTAGACATCGATCTTCAGCCGTTCGCGCACCAGCGCCAGCAGTCCCGGCCCGGGCGTAATGCCGCCTTCGAGAAGGTCTGAGCACAACTCAATGCGCTGCGCGCCACCACGCTCTGCGGCCACTGCCGACGCTACGGAATCAACACAAACTTCAAGAACCATCGCAGGCTGCTTCAGCTTTCCTGTGTCTAGCACAACCGCATGAATTCCCGCTCCGCCACACTGCGAAGCAGGAAACCCTTGTCATAGAGTAATGCGAACAGGGCACCGGCTTCGCCGCTGAAGCGCTGCCGGTGCCCCGCCTGCTTCGTATTTAGAACGAATACTGCGCAGTCAGTTGCAGAGTACGCGGATTCCACAACGAAACCGCGCCGTATTGAGCGTTGACCAGTGAACCGAAGTTCGTATCGGTCACCGTGCTGTCCGGGAAGATCTTGCTCGTGCTCGAGTGCCACGTCGATCCCAGGTTGAAGATCTCCGCGCGAATCAGCAGCGATTGCCCGCCCGGCAGATTGGTCGTCTTGCCAAAGCTCGCATCCAGATTCGTAAAGAACGGCGTCCTCTCCGGACTCTTGTTCGTGTTGCCATAAGTTCCCAGAGCCGGCGTCGAGTACTCTGACGTGTCAAACCAGCTCCCCAGTGACGACTGAAAGCCTGCCTTCCTGTGGAACGTCGAGTTAGCCAGAATGCGGCTTGCATAATACTGCGCCATCTGGTCTGAAGGCTCGCCGCCATTCACCGCAAACGGGAAGCCGCTTGCAAGCTGGTACACCCCGCTGGTCGTCCACCCCGCGGTCAGCAGGTTCAGAAAACCCTTGTGGAAGAACGCCGGAACCTCATACGCATAGGTCGCCACCAGCCGGTGCGTCTGATCCGATGCCGCCAGACCATACTCCCGGTAAGGATGCTGCGGGTCCTGAATCAGGCCCGGCTCGCCATTGACGAGGTTAATGCCCGAAGTCAGATCCATCGTCTTCGAGTAGGTGTAATTCACGTGATAGCTCAGCCCGTGAGTCATCCGCTCAATCAGTTGAACCTGCAGCGCGTTATAAGTGGACTGGAATCCGTTCCGGTTGCCATAAAGATACGGCGGCAGGTTCGGATACGGCTGGCGCGTGTCAATCGGCTGGAAGTTAGGATCGCTGGCGCAGTTGGCATTGCTGCCCGTCGCCTGCGAAGCATCCACCAGGTTGTTGCAGACGTCGCCCGCGACCGTCGGCGGCGTCGCCGCGCCCAGAATGTCCTGGCTCGGCTGCCGCAATCCATGGTCGCCCACATAGCCCACATCGAGCAGCAGCGTCTGGGTCAGCGAATACTGCGTGTCCAGATTCCACTGTTCGTCATATGGAGTATGGTTGGTCGGCCAGTTCACCTGGTTGTAGGGGAACTGCCACGCCGGCAGGCTGAAGCTCTGGTTGGCCGTAATCGGCGCGGACCACAAATTGCTCAGGTACGCCGTCGATTGCGTCTCCTGCCCCGTAGTCGAGGTGTAAGGAGCAGCCGCCAGGTTATAGAGGCTGTTCTTGTCATACTGCGTGCCGTCGTAATAGCGGTTGTACGACCCGTAGAAGATACCGAAGCCGCCGCGCACCACCAGCTTGGCAATATCCGGCGGACGATACGCAAACCCGAAGCGGGGCGCGAAGTCCTTGTTGTCGATCGGCACCAGCGTATTGCTCGCTCCGCAACCCAGATAATTCGGATTGCCGCCGGCCGCCAGAATCGGCTTCACGAAGTTGCAGTTCGCCCAGATCAGTTGGCCGCCGTTGGCCGTGCTGAAGGCATAACCGCTGTTGTCGCTTGAGTGGAAGTTCGGCGGACGCTCCCAGCGCAGTCCCATGTTCAGCGTCAGGTTCGGCGTCACACGAAAATCATCCTGGAAGAACAGGTTCCAGTTGCTGCCCCACAGAAAGTAGTTATCCGTGCCCAGCGGCGGAGGACCATTGGCCGAGTTTGGATCGCCCAGCACAAAGTCCGCGACCGCGTTTCCTTCATACGGCGCCGTCGAGCTGTAGCTGCCGTTCGAAGCCAGTTGGTTGCCCGCGTCCGAGGGAACAGAGGCCGTGTACTGGCCGTTGAAGTTCAGCGAACCCGTGCCGCCATAGTTGTCCAGTTCAAACAGGTTCACGCGGCGGAAGTCGATGCCGAAGTTGAACGTCTGCCGTCCGCGCGTCATCGAGACCGTGTCCACGCCCTGGTAAATGTTGTCCACATAGGTCGTCGGCTCGCCGCCGCCAATGCAGTAGTAGAACGTCAGGCAGACGTTCGGCAGGTCAAAGGTGACCGGGTTCGTGTTCGTATTCTGAAAGCCCACCTGCGCCGAAAGATTCGGCCCATAAGCCGTCGTCGGCCCGGTAAAGAAGTGGTCACGGTCATAACCAAGCGTCGCCTGGTTCAGCGTGTTCGCGTTGAAAACGTGCGTCCACGTCGCGCCAAACAGCTTCGGACGCGCATAGGTCGTGCCGCCCTGGCCAAAGTGAATGCTCGTGTTGGTTTGCGACAGGTTGCCGATATTCACCGTCAAAAAGACGTGATCGTTGCTGCCGAAGTACTGGTCAATGCGCCCCGTGCCCACGCCCGTCGTCTTCTTGGTGAAGGTGTTGGCCGAGTAGTTCTGGCATCCGGTCAGAATGTGCGCCGACTCACCGCAGTTCGGCACATTCGGATTATCGAAATAAGCCGCCAACTGCGTGGCAATCGGGTTGATCATGCTCTGCGGAATCTGGTTATTCGGGAAGGCCTGGCGAATCACCGGACTGTTGTTTGGCCCCACCGGATCATTCGGGTTATAGGCCGGGTTCGGCACCGTCGTGGCCGGGTTGTAGATCGGGAAAGGCCACGCGCTGAAGTCACCCTTCAGTTCCGCGGCCGTCGGCGAAAACACGTTGTCCGGG
The DNA window shown above is from Acidobacterium capsulatum ATCC 51196 and carries:
- a CDS encoding TonB-dependent receptor, producing the protein MIELRRGRSVARLALCAALGLFVSIGCLPAHAQNAQGTIVGHVQDPTGAVVPHAKVTVKETSTGVVRTVYTNATGDYYVPDLNPGPYSITVTAPGFSSQQSSGLTLEVDQTLRDNFKLQMGNVSSTVHVSDTTQMLNTDDSTVGQVLHGKMIEQLPISGRDFTNLMLTDIGTNITPGGSGTDWSYHGLDTEYMEVSVDGAQAQSTNYTIDGVEDADYFFSVPINIPNELAVQEFKMENGMYGAQYGTGVAQVNVAVKSGQNRFHGAAYESLQANWMQPDNLYVKAQNELTGSNTPLSTPYHQNQFGGTISGPLWIPHVYNGKNKTFFFLSYDEGLYKATNSPDNVFSPTAAELKGDFSAWPFPIYNPATTVPNPAYNPNDPVGPNNSPVIRQAFPNNQIPQSMINPIATQLAAYFDNPNVPNCGESAHILTGCQNYSANTFTKKTTGVGTGRIDQYFGSNDHVFLTVNIGNLSQTNTSIHFGQGGTTYARPKLFGATWTHVFNANTLNQATLGYDRDHFFTGPTTAYGPNLSAQVGFQNTNTNPVTFDLPNVCLTFYYCIGGGEPTTYVDNIYQGVDTVSMTRGRQTFNFGIDFRRVNLFELDNYGGTGSLNFNGQYTASVPSDAGNQLASNGSYSSTAPYEGNAVADFVLGDPNSANGPPPLGTDNYFLWGSNWNLFFQDDFRVTPNLTLNMGLRWERPPNFHSSDNSGYAFSTANGGQLIWANCNFVKPILAAGGNPNYLGCGASNTLVPIDNKDFAPRFGFAYRPPDIAKLVVRGGFGIFYGSYNRYYDGTQYDKNSLYNLAAAPYTSTTGQETQSTAYLSNLWSAPITANQSFSLPAWQFPYNQVNWPTNHTPYDEQWNLDTQYSLTQTLLLDVGYVGDHGLRQPSQDILGAATPPTVAGDVCNNLVDASQATGSNANCASDPNFQPIDTRQPYPNLPPYLYGNRNGFQSTYNALQVQLIERMTHGLSYHVNYTYSKTMDLTSGINLVNGEPGLIQDPQHPYREYGLAASDQTHRLVATYAYEVPAFFHKGFLNLLTAGWTTSGVYQLASGFPFAVNGGEPSDQMAQYYASRILANSTFHRKAGFQSSLGSWFDTSEYSTPALGTYGNTNKSPERTPFFTNLDASFGKTTNLPGGQSLLIRAEIFNLGSTWHSSTSKIFPDSTVTDTNFGSLVNAQYGAVSLWNPRTLQLTAQYSF